A stretch of the Cottoperca gobio chromosome 2, fCotGob3.1, whole genome shotgun sequence genome encodes the following:
- the LOC115021895 gene encoding receptor-type guanylate cyclase gcy-3, with amino-acid sequence MSSLDLMKNECFASGTLSSASLKRRIIKKRKVSPKAQHDADSDCQLCRCSIFPLSGSSRTVHRILTACVLSFLALLGSVSIDLSFNFDLLHTTEAAYDELTSCRTIAILQLVRTELLSGSQTGIQYLTNTQQCLFDRAGPALRLASRSVSSALSMRVCLLAIACLIYPVVMFSFKQMTEWIQNYARSLKEKTEDLKRQRQLAEDLLHQMLPKSVAKQLRQRKHVEAESYEKVTIFFSDIVGFTSISASCAPLQVVEMLNNLYMCFDTRIDSYNVYKVETIGDAYMVVSGLPERNGDRHADEIAKMALDLVAAVRQVSIPHMPNQRLQLRAGIHTGPCVAGIVGYKMPRYCLFGDTVNTASRMESTSLPQRIHASSETYLALIKDNAYELQLRGEIEVKGKGKMNTYWLIGHKNYSVQNDSLVCHWNPNMARKKKTVANSDTSVGNSSMTVQSLSENATTPVSLPSSVLNQTPPRPWTDKPGLSVAAQMESYGGSNGTLGSMIGGLQGAEESPLPSQRSGSSGCKPDVLNI; translated from the exons ATGTCATCCCTGGACTTGATGAAAAACGAGTGTTTCGCATCTGGGACCCTGTCCTCGGCTTCCCTAAAAAGAAGGATCATAAAGAAGAGAAAGGTCTCTCCGAAGGCGCAGCACGATGCGGACAGCGACTGTCAGCTGTGCAG GTGTTCCATATTTCCCCTGTCTGGCAGTAGTCGCACTGTTCATCGGATTTTGACAGCCTGTGTCCTCTCTTTCCTGGCCCTGCTTGGCTCTGTATCCATTGACCTCAGcttcaactttgacctgctgcACACAACAGAGGCCGCTTATGATGAGCTTACTTCCTGCAGGACAATAGCTATCCTGCAACTTGTCA GGACAGAGCTTCTGTCTGGGTCTCAAACTGGAATTCAGTATCTGACAAACACTCAGCAGTGCTTGTTTGATCGTGCGGGGCCGGCTCTGAGGTTGGCGTCTCGATCCGTGTCTTCGGCTCTCAGTATGAGGGTCTGCCTGCTGGCCATAGCCTGCCTCATCTACCCGGTGGTGATGTTCTCATTCAAGCAGATGACCGAGTGGATACAGAACTACGCCCGGAGCTTgaaggagaagacagaggaccTGAAGCGCCAGAGGCAGCTGGCTGAGGATCTGCTGCACCAAATGTTGCCCAAGTCAGTCGCCAAGCAGCTCCGCCAGCGTAAACATGTCGAAGCAGAGAGTTATGAAAAG GTGACCATTTTTTTCTCAGACATTGTGGGCTTCACCTCTATCTCTGCGTCCTGTGCTCCTCTGCAAGTGGTGGAGATGCTCAACAACCTCTACATGTGCTTTGACACACGCATTGACTCCTACAATGTCTACAAG GTGGAGACGATTGGGGATGCATACATGGTGGTGAGTGGTCTGCCTGAGAGGAACGGGGATAGACATGCCGATGAGATCGCCAAGATGGCGCTGGATCTGGTTGCAGCTGTCAGACAGGTCTCCATCCCTCACATGCCCAACCAGAGGCTGCAGCTACGAGCCGGCATCCACACAG GTCCATGTGTGGCGGGAATAGTGGGCTACAAGATGCCAAGATACTGCCTGTTTGGTGATACTGTCAACACTGCCTCTAGAATGGAGTCAACTAGCCTGC ctcAGAGAATCCACGCCAGTTCAGAAACCTACTTGGCCCTCATCAAAGACAACGCCTACGAGCTGCAGCTTCGTGGAGAGATTGAGGTTAAG GGTAAAGGCAAAATGAACACATACTGGTTGATTGGCCACAAGAACTACAGTGTGCAGAATGACAGCCTGGTTTGCCACTGGAATCCCAACATGGCAAGAAAGAAGAAGACCGTGGCCAACAGTGACACCTCTGTGGGCAAT TCCTCAATGACAGTGCAGAGCCTCAGTGAGAACGCCACCACCCCAGTCTCCCTTCCCTCCTCAGTGTTGAACCAAACCCCACCACGTCCTTGGACAGACAAGCCTGGCCTGAGCGTGGCAGCTCAGATGGAGTCTTACGGCGGCAGCAACGGTACCCTGGGCTCCATGATTGGGGGGCTgcagggagcagaggagagccCTCTACCCAGCCAGCGTAGCGGTAGCAGTGGGTGTAAACCTGACGTTCTGAACATTTGA